CAGCAGAATTTCGCTGAAATCAAAACCGTGGATTTCAAAGCTGACGGTAAACATATCCGCCACATAGCGAACCACGCCAGTGAAATAGCTGATGGTCGCAAGACTGAACAGCATTGCCAATAGGCTGCCGAGCAAGCCATAAATCATTCCTGTGTAGATGAATGGACGCGAAATGAAATGGTCCGTCGCCCCAAGCAGTTGCATCACTTCAATCGACGCACGGCTGTTCGACACATCAGAACGCACGCTGTTGCCGATCACCAAAAATACCGCTACGAACATCAATAGCGTACAAGTAATTGCCACGCGAGCGATGAGTTGGGTCAAAGCAGTGAGCTTTTCGAGCCAACCATTATCTAAGCGAACTTCTTGCACCCCTTTGATTTTTTGCAAACCGTCTCGAAAAGCGATCATATTTTCTGGCGAAGTGAAATCTTTCTTCGGTTTCAATACCACCACGGCAGGCAGTGGATTGTCGTCCAAAATATCCAATGCATCGCCAAAGCCCGACCACGAACGGAACTCGTCCAAGCTTTGCTGGCGGGAAATGTAGTTTAGGCTTTCGATTTTATCGGTATCAAAATGGCGAATTTGGTTCACCACACCTTCGACATCTTTTTCCGCTAAGTTTTTATGCAGATAGACCGTTAATTCAGGTTCAGGATAAAACTCCGCAGCGGCTTGGCTGGTGTTTTTCCACAACAAATAACTGACCGTTGGAATCGTCAGCGAGGCAGCAATCACCAACACCGTTAAAAAAGTACCGAACTTCCGTTTAATCAAATCTTGCCACACGGAACGCAAAACATAGCGAGTTTGTGTCTGTAAATTTACCATTTTCTACCCCTTCAAATGCCCTTCTTCCAACACCAAACAGCGTTTCGGGCGTTGGGCAATAATTTGCGTATCGTGCGTGGCAATCAGCACCGTGGTGCCTGCTTTATTAAATTCTTCAAACAAACGGAAAATTTCAAAAGACAATTTGTCGTCCAAGTTCCCTGTGGGTTCATCGGCAAGCAA
The nucleotide sequence above comes from Pasteurellaceae bacterium Orientalotternb1. Encoded proteins:
- a CDS encoding cell division protein FtsX, which encodes MVNLQTQTRYVLRSVWQDLIKRKFGTFLTVLVIAASLTIPTVSYLLWKNTSQAAAEFYPEPELTVYLHKNLAEKDVEGVVNQIRHFDTDKIESLNYISRQQSLDEFRSWSGFGDALDILDDNPLPAVVVLKPKKDFTSPENMIAFRDGLQKIKGVQEVRLDNGWLEKLTALTQLIARVAITCTLLMFVAVFLVIGNSVRSDVSNSRASIEVMQLLGATDHFISRPFIYTGMIYGLLGSLLAMLFSLATISYFTGVVRYVADMFTVSFEIHGFDFSEILLIVVLSIFLGWLSAKIATNRHIQKIGAKY